The sequence ttttttaaattataaaaaactccaaaaaaataaaacaaatttggaaTTGATGACTGATTCTAGCTTTAACAAACCCTCTATCAACAGGTGTCTTTTGGAAGTTTACCTAAGTTTTAagatccaaaatatttttttatttgtaaaactatCAATCTTGTGAGGAAAGGAGGGTTAAGTTCTTACATACATGATTAACCTTCCAACATTTTTTAtaagcctgtcccaagtcaggaacctgccATTCTGTGGTTGTTGTTGGTTGTTATCTGCAATAATTTTCTAAACCATAAATCAGACAAtatgttttctcttttgaattgctTAACCTTTTTGTCATTActgggaccttttatagctgactaaaaTTTACGCTAcagattttgctcattgttgaaggctgtatggtaaCCTGTAGTTGTTTAAATCCTCATTATTTGGTCTGATGGTTAGATATTTCATTGTCAATCTCACAAtatctttttatctttatataacaAGCAAAATTTTTGTCTCTTTCATGGTTTTGATACCCACTGAGACATGGCCTCAGAATGCTGTCAAATGCTTTTAAAAGATAACAATCAATTATTGCCATAACTACAATATAAAGTTCAGTATAGTAATAACTTGGGTATCTTTTATAGAGGGTCAATTTAAGACACATCTGGATAAACTTACGTTCCACACCAAATTTAACTGATCCACTACCATTCTTTGCATCAACAACCCACACACCTTCTGTTCCATCATTGGCctttactttaaaacaaaaaactccCTTCATCTTTTTCACCCATGCAGCTCCATCCTAaacaaagtaaacaaaatattttaaatattagtaGATAgtgatttttattaaaaataacatgCAAACTGAAGTTAAAAATTGAACTAAATCAttaacttaaataaaaataaactagaggctcttaagagacTGTGTTGCTCACTAAGGTATATGTgctttttcaacaatttaaacCCCCctcaatttttgtggattattattttttatctgcACTAACATTCCAGGCATTTTTGACTCCTACAAAATTTCAGTTAATGCATTTTGtcatataaattaacaaaataaggttgtgtttttatttaaaaaaaaataaaaatttggaaactgacaaagaaaaaaaagcattttagGTCTTTCTCCATATTGGATTTTGAAATACCAGAAAACATCAGTATCAATCTTTGATagaatgtgcaaattttgagagtAGTAGGTAATTTTTGCTTAgagattttcattttaatatagaaaatgagatgttttatcatatttatggttgtattttcaaaaaaaaccagaatcttttgttttattcaactATTTCAAACTTTGCCACATAAGGGGAGGCAACTCAAATGTAAAGGCAGATAATCATTTAAAGgtacttttacaatagaatgtgttaggaatttctttattttattatgtagcaagaaaacggGTCTGGTGacttcattttttctttttcttgtctaaaaacaaactatttaagctttcttctcatattttatctcaAAATTCTAAGGTGCAGTTTTCGTTTTATTGCAGAAAATTGGGTTTTCCATGCAcaatctatacaaaatctgtcaattttgaataacCTGTAACATGATAATAAGCCAGTGACCCcttcatgaaatatttaaaaaaaaaaagcatgatataaactatattttagcaaattattaaaaaaatctatggatTATGATTTAGACACCCCATCTACcttaataacatatttttgagtgcagataaaaatatatgacagCATAAAATGAAATACCTTATCAAGATTGCTTTTGATCTCTTTGAAAATTGCTGCTGACTGGAATTTGTCTTCTGTAGAAGCACTGGTGGCAAATGCTTGAATTCGACTGaaataaaaacacttttaaaaatacataaagttTACTTCTTTGAttaaacagcaataataaaTGGTATGGCAAAACAGTTCTTAATTTGTAACAGCTATCAGGTTGTCTGCATATTgacattgtaaaatatcagctgtgAGTTTCAGtttataaagttttttgtcGAGTGAGATGAGCAAGCTCATTCACATAAGCTTCATATTGTGTCCAGCAGctgggacaacatccctaaaGCGCCTCGAAATGAGGAAAAAGTcatgtgtaaagaaaaaatctctgtgaagtgatattggacatgtttctattttttacaaatgactGAGCTTAACCATTTGTGGTGATTAGTCGCATCACGAAAAGATGTTTGGGGTATgctaatttacaaaaaaaagtaatctcacttcgtaccccgtAAATTTAACCACacatgtgaaaatgtcacagcttcgaaaaAGAGCTATCATAAATATCCAAGTTTAAGATATGGACTGTGCAACAGGAAAAAATGTTACCATTACCGCCTacgtaaaaacaattaaagatatcGACCCAGCTGAGatttgataatataaatataatcaaaatcaGATAATAGATTTATTGCATTGTATTTGTGTATTTAACCACCAAATCAGAAGATATCTTGATAAGTACCAGTCAAACTTACTAACAACGGTTCATTCGTTTTGACATTGATGATATATCcggataaaatttatttaagcTGGGTTAATGTATTTGACATCACAAAGCCCTGATATGTAATTTTTATGAGGAGCTGAGCAGAGTGGTACAGACAGTGGGAACACAAATAAACACTAAAATCACTTAAAAGagatatttataagaaattaaatggtccattttaatttaaaggttTCTAAAAATGATTCTAttttacactttaaaaaaatctgaattttataccacatacatttataataacACATAAGATAACTAACCTCTGATTAGGAaatccttttttatataatgctACAACTGCTGCACCTCCCAATCCTATATTGTGTTGGAGAGCAACCTTTGCATTGGATACTTGTCTCTTGTCAGCCATGCCTCTAAGCTGCCAACACAGTTCAGCACACTGAGCAAGGCCTAATAAGAAGAAAACTATGTACTTAACTAGCCTGTTGTTTTAGTATTTAATTCAAAGTCTTCAAAGTATCTTTCTTTTTAAAGAGCTGCCAgaatgtttttgtatttattgtaaagaaCCCTTATACATAATTCAAAACTATTCTTTTATCTTAATCTTGACAATACATGCTGTTGACTGAGATAAGCTGTAAAATGAGAAAAGTACTAGTTGttgttttagatattttttaccAACCTGTAGCACCAAGAGGATGACCTTTAGATATGAGTCCACCACTAGGATTGATAACATATTTCCCTCCATATGTATTGTTACCAGAGTCTACTAATTCTGATGCTTTACctgtaatttcaaaaacattaaagTTAAAAAGTTCAAACAATAAAGgttatgaaattaaacaatggCCATGTGATGACCACACATTTATCCTTAAATTCTGCtcttattattttcaattgtatcaaaGCACTGTTCATTGCCATTTAgttgttttaatgttatatttacatgttgtTTATAACAGAATTCCATTAAATCTAGTTCATGATTGATGAGTAAATGCATTGACACTGTTTGACATCCGCCTGCTTGACCTTCATCCCATAATCAATAACTGATTTTTACTTCGTAAATACGGTTAAAAATATAACCAGTGTTTAATGATTTCATTTCGGTTTATTGATGAATGTTGAATTATGCTATCAAAACTATGTTGCAGCATTGTTATtcaattttctgttttattccGATCATATATTTACCTGtattattgtttcattttggtgCAAAGGCAAAGCACCAAGCAACCCTAACAAATCAAAATCATACCCATAGCCCGGGGGGCTTCGTCTgaaccccccttgaaaacaaaaaaccactgttaaagtcaaagttctgttcgaattgtgactgttaaagttgagtttgtgagtccaacaaccccccccccccccctcccccctttggaaattcctggctacaggccagaaaattaaaccaaaaattaatatttttttacctggAGGACACAACCCGAGAGCTTCATAAGTGATGAGTTCATTACAGGAGAAACAATCATGTAATTCTACCACATTCACATCATCTCTGCTCAAACCTGAATAAACAATTAGTTTTAACACTCATCATCActtgtttttaaacattacctttaaagattttcaattttcttttaatatataaggtacacattttaatcaatataaattgGTTGAAAAGTTATAAAGTTTCAAGAAATGAACAGggtaaataaatctaaaaaaataccatttggtAAAGTGATAATTGCCATAGTTTTTCCTTGTTCTTGCTCAACATTCTGAGGAAGCAACATCTCTATATTTGAAAAGCTTTCCTTTGagtgttttcaatttattcCACTGACACTTGCCTGACCACCAAACATCACCAAATTACCTATATTTTCCTTTagaaatttcagtaaaaaaggAAGACTTTCAATCTATTGTCAGAAggtttgaaataaacaaaaagggTGTTTTTTAATTccttgtttcttttttgtaaagTATATTTGGGGTATTTGTCATTAAAAAGGAAGGatcattttctgttttattgatGCAGGTTTCTTACAGTAAATGGTTTTGGAGTTTCAAGCATCTTTTCTGTATGTGTAAAAGAATTGAGAAACTATGGAGTGTTGAAAACATTCTCAGGATCTCAGAATAACTCCAATAAATACATCTTATCTGGTCAActgtcttttattttctttactttcctttttcatagaacaaaacaatttatttaccTATAAACAAGctcaagaaaaaataaaaatcaatttaatgttattcaataacCTGAGGCAGTTCTTCAAATCAATAAAAGAAATGATAAGATTAAAGAgttataacaatttaatataCCAAAAGGGATAAGCTTGGTTTTTACAGGCTGAGTTGAATTCATTTTCGATCTTAACTGTTTGATCgttaatttcttttgtttgatAGCATACCAAATacttatttttagaattttaaacagtttattGGCTTGGGCAAGCTACCACTTACAATGATATCAAAAGTGATAAGCCGATAGTTAAATGTACATGATTGaattaattaacatttattaCATGAATACAGTTCTTACTTTCATTGTTTGGGACTTTAAATTAATTAGTAAAGAATGATAGTCTGTAAGACGATTTAATTAAGCAATTAAATAGAATCTTTTGAAGACTTTTAAAATAGATTAAATACATATCTTTTAAGTCCTCTTTTACAAACTgatcataattttatattcatcaTCGATCTTTTAACCACAATGCCTAGTGTGTTGCAATCTTAAacaaagattaaaaatatatctttgaAGATCCCATTCAGAAACTTATCATAAGTTTTAACTGACTATCCATCTCTTTAACAACAATACTTACTATATTGCCGATCtcggcaaaaaaaaaaaaaaaataccgcaAATTCGGCATTTTCCGTCATTGTTCGCGGACCCGATCTTGTCAAAAGTTGCCGCGGACTATACAAGCGAACTAGACTTTTTCCTCGATATTTCGGGATGAAGAAGGGGTGCGGACTATACACAAATGCGGACAATACACGACCGAATACGGTACCTGCATTTTTGAATGCTCTGTCTGCAGCTTTAGCTGTCATGTCATATCCAAcctaaaacatttttaataaattaataccATAGGATTCAACTATAACAGAACCAATGAAAGGGTATGTACAGAACAACCTAAAAGTTCCACAATTCAAAAAGTATACTTCTTTATAATTGGAATTAAATTCTCAAAATCCTGCTAATAGAATTTTTTGCAAATGATTCACAGATCCAACACTTCTAAATACTACTAGACAAAATTAATGTACAGACAGACTTTCAACCTTTTGTTCGGGTATCACTATATAACATATATCCTTTCAAAATgggttaaaaaatgttttgaatttgattttaaaatacagTCCATATCACAGAAAATAATGCACATTGATGAAGATTTTTCACCCAagacaaattaaagttttagTGTAAAGCCAAAAGATATTGATTTGTCAAGAAGCAGATAAGACTAACATTTGATattcattaatattattttaaaataacgaTATGAGGTTTAAATACTTACAGCCTTTATACAACTATCATCCTTGAAAGAACTTGGTAAATCAGTAGCCATTTCCATTGCTACTATTTCTATCGCTTGGTTTTCTAGTCCATGTTTTCTGACAAATTCTTCACTTGCAAGAATAGCAGCACCAGAACCATCACTTGTTGGACTACAAttcaataaattctaatatttaatCACAAAGCAGTATTGTGTTACATTTGAACTCATTCATACAAAATGAAGATTAATAGGCAATGTAATATATGGGAGATTATTACATTTTCTAGAATACATTATTTAGATATCTTATGGTAATTTGCGTTATTGAGTTTCTATCTAATGGACTAAATCCTTAACTCTTTTTATTCATGTGAGAAGAATAAACTTGGCCATATACAGGATGTCTCTGAAGAGGAGTATTCAGGGTGATAATCTTTGATAGATTTTTTGATTGTTTTCAGTAACGGGATTGCTGTTgatgattttatataaataccCCACACTTccttttattcattcattttttgtgttttgctgaAATATGCCCATGTTTCAAATCGAAATGTTCtaattttctgtttaatgtCTTTGAGATCAAGGCCACATAAATTATTCACAGGTAACTGTGAccagtgttctccccagaaaTTTTGGATAGCATCACATTTTgcgtaaaaaaaataactgtattttttttaatgccgTTTGTCGCGTCGCCTTGATGCTCTATTTcctttatatgttttagtttatattgttcaattcataACTGAGAATACAATTAAACTATAACCACAAAAACAGTTGTTTCAGtttatgttaaattatttattcatttatagttACAGAATTATTTGTTTCCTCTTgtgccaaataaaaataaatatgtggtTTCAGTTACCCAACAATAAGTCAAATGAATGAATGGTTCATTATAGATCAAcctgtatatatacaaaactaaatatatagtacacaaaaattaactattttttatattatatcaagTAAAGATAAAGTagcaaacaaaaaatcaatttaaaaacttttttttatcatgtttatgaaattCATTGTTTCATGGCACTCAATGAATTAGTCCCAATTGTTTCTTATCTTTACATCAAAATGATATGTATTTTTAACAAAGTTATCTAACAAATAGTCTGTTAATGCGTAGTTTTCTCTcttggtatattttttctgtctactGTCCATCTGTTGTCATTATCGTGAAAATTCGGATTTTTGTCATACTGTTCCGGTTCTGATCCGTAGTTTACACAAAAATGTGCAATGGCGGTCGTagaaaaatttacgaaaatgAGTCCGagaataaacattgtttgaCAAGAGATTGTGAATGAATAAGACGCTTTTAATGCATTAAATGGATTAAACATAAACTAAAGCCAAttatgataactttttaaagaagtattaaacttattttagcTCTAAACCAAAATTCTCGCTCTCGTATTTACCGGAAGAGCAAGAAAGTAATTTTTGGAGAGTTGcacaaataacatgaataaacgaccttttaaaaaaaaaaaaatcgtttcaaTCTTTGAAATTTCGTAATACAAAACGTAGATTTCGAATTGTTTGTGATTGCATTTTTCCATGTCGAAATTGGCGATTGCAGACACGTGATATTAGTCATGTCACAAATGTCAGCTTGGGATATTCGCATCCAAACAGTTATCACCCTGAGGGCAATTAACACCTAGctatttaatcatttaattgcCTTAAGTGTCCGACTTAAAGGGATTACAATTAAAGgtgatataatttttatgatcataatcGATAATAGATGAAAGTTCAAAATTGAGGACAAGTAAAATAGcatcttcaaaataattatagcgTCGCGGGAATTATTATAGCATCACGGTGAAAAAATATAGCGTCGCGGTACCGCGACGCTAAAAcggcctggggagaacactgtgTGACATCATCTTTCTATTTCAATACCTACCAACACTGGAGCTTAGTAAGTGGATCGTGAATCTTGGGAGAATTCATAATTTGTTCTAGGGTGTATTCATCTTGAAACTGTGAATAACTGGAATAAAAAAGGAACAGtgatataaagatattttcatCTTCCAAAAGAAGAATGTAATGAAACAAGTTGAACACTATGGGTTTTGTTTATTACTGAAGGCATTTTAAATCTATTGTTtaatacatacatgacatagaaaaatattagaaaatgttaatttaccaagtaaaaataaaaatatgacaattttcttttctctcaaaatttcaatttgtacACAAAACAGTTTGCCATTGTATAAGTCATATTTGTTAAACTTCACTGTTCAAAATCTTGTAGGAGATAAATCGATTACAATATAAGAAGGCATGATCAATCATCATCCTAAAACCTATTAGAATCTTGCTAATAATGCAGCTTTTGTgagcattttttttgtatcatgacagaaatttttgttatttgttgaaatGTGATTTTAGTTTTTCAGTGGGTTTGGATTACAGGTTTGTTGTATTCATGTCCTATTATATcctatttttaattaataataacTAAACTTACGGGTTATTTGTTGAATGCTTGTGGTTTTTATGAGCAATTTTGGCAAAATGAATTGGCTTAGTAcctgaaaacattaaaaaacaattttcttgAAACCTGCCTCACTAACCTGActcttaaaaacaaataattatatgtattatCTTCATGTTTTCTTTGATGTATTAGTAAAGCTATCATAAATTGAAGTCATACATTGTTACATCTTAACAAAGAAACTACTTTAAACTAAACAGAATATACATTTCAGTTTAATATTTAGTTattattcatgatttttttttttttaaagcaatcaACAAAAGCAATGCAGCAACTCAAATGTTTTGTCTTAATTGTTAAAATTGCATAGTATTactcgatttatttcacttgactgggcggagtttaactggttcgctcataataaaccagtccatctatagataggtgtattaggataaactcatcaatgaagtgtacagtaattcttttgtaaattcctttgatgacactgataggtgattagaaatcagtaacaattataacggcaatcatcctcatcacacacatcttcaaatagactgtccttatgcaaatttaAACCTAGCTCCGCccaatcagttgaaataacattggtaatacttTGAGTGGAAATAAGTATTATTGCATTTCTTTTAAGCTATAAATATAAGCTTATAGTATTTGTATGTGCCATTCTCTTTCTCTATGTTCCAAGTGTTTCAGGTGaaattctcttatatttaattcaaGTGTATTCTCTTATGTTGAATTCATTCTTGATCTAACTTCTCCTTTCAGTACttcattttttctcttttctggtgcatttctgtaaatattgacaatgtaaTTTCCCATAAGAACCCCTTTCAgagctaaaactgtaccacttttactatgaagttttgaatacaatcttatcctagaactgaaagttcatatgcactacatttttttcaaaggtcaacaTATAGGGCTGtgtggcatattttcaacgtttatatgccctgaacttctcacAGTTTAAACTAACACCAATTTTCCTAACTACCGGGTAACCCATACCTTGAATaaaaggttaccacagatttcaatataGAGAAAttgcacatgtatatttactggtaacattcccaagttttGTCTCTATGAGATGAAACACAGATatcataactgggaaccagtatgtaaacaaaattaattttctatgaatattctaaatctccccaaaagaggcgtggtttgagagacagctgtatttacaaagtgcaaccttcAACTGTACATTTATCTAAATAGTTTTTCAGTCAATATCTATTATGTGCCCTACCTCATGACCCCTAAATTTTATACTGTCAGGTTATCCGATGTTTAGATTAAATGTATAATTCCATGATTTCTAATATAAATGAGAATCCATAGAAATCgattaaaaaacaaactgaaataaCTGTTTTTGAGGTGCAAACTTTATGATATTGGTACTATAAACATTTTACATGGAAATCAACACAGAGTCAAACATGACAGATAttacttgaatatttttaatttgaaagtgCCCTTTCtcttttgtactttattttacacaaattcCCTGTTATTTACTTCGATTTGCTCCATTTAATGCCAACAATCAAAATATCatgtttcatttaattttactgtttaaCAGGTACAATATAatacaagaggctgtcacaacgacagcaaaccagatttattagcatttatttgtgtcctggcaatatcacaagaaccattactgatgattggtgaaagttaaaattgtcaatatcaaatttgacctctattttgtcatcagtatcaacatattaaaatttgaaaagcttagattgaatggtttgtgagtaaatgcaacaacgtgaatggaaacaccattttacgatctttcaagaaccataactcctgaacggtaacagtcaaaatcgtcattattgaacttgacctctattttgtcatcagtaacaacatattaaaatttgaaaagctttggttgaatggttcatgagaaaatgcacggacatgaaggaaacaccatttttcaatctttcaagaaccataactcctgaacggaaaaagtcaaaatcgtcattattaaacttgacctccattttgtcaccagtaacaacatattaaaatttgggaagctttggtagaacagttcatgcgtaaatgcacggacacgactggaaacgccatttttcaatctttcaagaaccataactcctgaacggtagaagtcaaaatcgtcataaTTGAACTtcacctccattttgtcaccagtaacaacatattaaaatttgggaagctttggtagaactgttcatgcgtaaatgcatggacacgactggaaacgccatttttcaatctttcaagaaccataactcctgaacggtaaaagtcaaaatggccattattgaacttgaccttcatttagttgtcagtaacaacatattcaaattttaaaagctttggttgaacggttcttgagttaatgcacggacaacatttgattgccgcccgccgagcatccccaatTCAATAACAGAcatttttatcagaaaaatccggttaaaaatagTCATTAGAACATTTGTTTAATAACTGTAAAATTAGATGCATACCATATTTTTCCATATGTTCCCTGCCAGCATTACCAAACATCTGAGCAGCCATGGGAGCCTTTTCTATACCAAATGTGTTTGCAATAACCATTACATGCTTGTCCATTGGATTTGTACGATCCTggaactgttaaaaaaaatgttttttttattctattcatataatttatttgagTCTTATGAAAGATGGTTGTCCCCTGTCACAGctattcattcatttgtttattttaaccatgttaaaaagctatacatatttatagaaattataaaacaacatagaTTTTATGAATAGGTGCAGATCTAAAACAACTGTTAAAATAATATGGAAGTTTAGTTTCTGTTTAATGCATTGTGTAAATAGAGTTGCTTACTATTTCATAGTTTATCTGGCAAGACATGTAACCAAAGATTCTGAATTCATACCGCTCAATTTCTGTGCACTGTGTAAGCAATATTACTCatagttttcattttcataattatgtaaTGAATAATctattttagaattatttgagcataaaagttcatttttgcagaaaaaaaaagaacctaCCTGCAAAACCAATGCTCTTACTCTCTTTGAGAtagttataaaaatttcataagAACCATAAAAGCTACAGTTCTCCAGCTAAACAGACCCCTCATATTAATACAACCACACACTACAAACTGGATAAATTCAATATACTTACAGTAGTTTTCAAAGAACCTCTGCTCATCTTTTCAAACCCCAATGCCAAAACACAATTTGCCAAAcctatataaaagaaaaaatagtatATCTAAAAAGATTTTTTC is a genomic window of Mytilus trossulus isolate FHL-02 chromosome 1, PNRI_Mtr1.1.1.hap1, whole genome shotgun sequence containing:
- the LOC134690073 gene encoding sterol carrier protein 2-like translates to MASTGVNTSTRRRVYVVGVGMTKFEKPGRRDDFDYPQMAKEAATKAMQDAGVSFEQIEQACIGYVYGDSTCGQRAVYELGLTGIPVFNVNNNCATGSTALIMGKQFIEGGLANCVLALGFEKMSRGSLKTTFQDRTNPMDKHVMVIANTFGIEKAPMAAQMFGNAGREHMEKYGTKPIHFAKIAHKNHKHSTNNPYSQFQDEYTLEQIMNSPKIHDPLTKLQCCPTSDGSGAAILASEEFVRKHGLENQAIEIVAMEMATDLPSSFKDDSCIKAVGYDMTAKAADRAFKNAGLSRDDVNVVELHDCFSCNELITYEALGLCPPGKASELVDSGNNTYGGKYVINPSGGLISKGHPLGATGLAQCAELCWQLRGMADKRQVSNAKVALQHNIGLGGAAVVALYKKGFPNQSRIQAFATSASTEDKFQSAAIFKEIKSNLDKDGAAWVKKMKGVFCFKVKANDGTEGVWVVDAKNGSGSVKFGVEPKGDVTINMKDDDMLNLMLGKLNPQQAFFQGKLKIQGNMGLAMKLREFQSAAGKSKL